In one Pseudodesulfovibrio tunisiensis genomic region, the following are encoded:
- the upp gene encoding uracil phosphoribosyltransferase yields MALHVVDHPLIRHKIGILRKHDISTSRFRQLANEITRLLTYEATKDFETEKVTIEGWAGPVEVDNIKGKKVTVVPILRAGLGMIDGVYDMIPGAKVSVVGFYRDEETLQPVQYYVKLAKNINKRMAIILDPMLATGGTLEATIQLLKDAGCQSIRGLFLVAAPEGVERIQKAHPDVDIYCAAVDERLNDVGYIIPGLGDAGDKIFGTK; encoded by the coding sequence GTGGCATTGCACGTGGTTGACCACCCGCTCATCCGACATAAGATCGGCATTTTAAGAAAGCATGACATCAGCACCAGCCGCTTTCGGCAGCTGGCCAATGAAATTACCCGCCTGCTCACCTACGAGGCGACCAAGGATTTCGAAACCGAAAAGGTCACCATCGAGGGTTGGGCCGGACCGGTGGAAGTGGACAACATCAAGGGCAAGAAAGTCACGGTGGTTCCCATTCTCCGCGCCGGTCTCGGCATGATCGACGGCGTATATGACATGATTCCCGGCGCCAAGGTGTCCGTCGTGGGCTTCTACCGCGATGAGGAAACCCTCCAGCCGGTGCAGTACTACGTCAAGCTCGCCAAGAACATCAACAAGCGCATGGCCATCATTCTGGACCCGATGCTCGCCACCGGCGGCACTCTGGAAGCGACCATCCAGCTCCTCAAGGATGCTGGCTGCCAGTCCATTCGCGGCCTGTTTCTGGTTGCCGCGCCCGAGGGCGTGGAACGTATCCAGAAGGCCCACCCGGACGTGGACATATACTGTGCGGCAGTTGATGAACGTCTCAATGACGTCGGCTACATCATCCCCGGACTCGGGGATGCCGGAGACAAGATTTTCGGCACCAAATAG
- a CDS encoding uracil-xanthine permease family protein, with translation MNKIDPTVYNFRLKDGLLGAQMLFVAFGALVLVPLLTGLDPNVALFTAGAGTLLFQVVTRGRVPIFLASSFAFIAPIIHGVQTWGIPATMCGLAAAGVFYVVLSFLIRFFGVDIVRRILPPVVTGPVIMVIGLILAPTAVHMALGRTGDGSAWLVPETPALIVASVSLITTIMVSLLGKGWFRLVPILSGITAGYLTSLGLDLTGYTAAAQAAFDPGALQNWTAPALVNFQPVRDAAVLAVPNFTLPEWKWEAVAFIVPVAIAPAIEHFGDVLAISGITGKDYLKDPGIKNTMLGDGLATTLASLLGGPPNTTYSEVSGAVALTRVFNPAIMTWAAIAAIVLAFVGKLGAFLSTIPVPVMGGIMVLLFGAITVIGINTLVRAGHDLMLPRNLAIVAIILVFGIGGMSFEMASVKLTGIGLAGVIGVVLNLILPCKDCNDETPLDDL, from the coding sequence ATGAACAAAATCGACCCGACCGTGTACAACTTCCGACTCAAGGACGGCCTGCTCGGCGCCCAGATGCTTTTCGTGGCGTTCGGCGCACTGGTGCTGGTGCCCCTGCTTACCGGCCTTGACCCGAACGTGGCCCTGTTCACTGCCGGAGCAGGCACGCTGCTGTTTCAGGTGGTAACCCGGGGACGCGTGCCCATCTTTCTGGCATCGTCCTTCGCCTTCATCGCGCCCATCATCCACGGCGTGCAGACCTGGGGCATCCCGGCCACCATGTGCGGTCTTGCCGCGGCTGGCGTCTTCTATGTCGTGCTGAGCTTTCTGATCCGCTTTTTCGGCGTGGACATCGTGCGCCGCATCCTGCCGCCCGTGGTGACCGGCCCGGTCATCATGGTCATCGGCCTGATTCTGGCCCCCACCGCCGTGCACATGGCTCTGGGACGCACGGGTGACGGCAGCGCATGGCTCGTGCCCGAGACCCCGGCCCTGATCGTGGCCTCGGTTTCCCTGATCACCACGATCATGGTTTCCCTGCTGGGCAAGGGATGGTTTCGTCTGGTGCCGATTCTCAGCGGCATCACTGCGGGCTACCTGACCTCCCTCGGTCTGGACCTGACCGGGTACACCGCTGCGGCACAGGCCGCGTTCGATCCGGGCGCGCTCCAGAACTGGACCGCTCCCGCCCTTGTCAACTTCCAGCCCGTGCGTGATGCCGCAGTGCTGGCCGTACCCAACTTCACCCTGCCCGAATGGAAATGGGAGGCCGTGGCCTTCATCGTTCCGGTCGCCATTGCCCCGGCCATCGAGCACTTCGGCGACGTGCTTGCCATCAGCGGCATCACGGGCAAGGACTACCTCAAGGACCCGGGCATCAAAAACACCATGCTCGGCGACGGTCTTGCCACCACTCTGGCCTCCCTGCTCGGCGGCCCGCCGAACACCACCTATTCCGAAGTGTCCGGCGCCGTGGCCCTGACCCGCGTGTTCAACCCGGCCATCATGACCTGGGCAGCCATCGCCGCCATTGTTCTGGCCTTCGTGGGCAAACTCGGCGCCTTCCTGTCCACCATCCCGGTTCCGGTCATGGGCGGCATCATGGTGCTGCTCTTCGGCGCCATCACGGTCATCGGCATCAACACGCTGGTGCGTGCGGGCCACGACCTCATGCTGCCCCGCAACCTCGCCATCGTGGCCATCATCCTCGTGTTCGGCATCGGCGGCATGAGCTTCGAGATGGCTTCGGTCAAGCTCACGGGCATCGGCCTTGCCGGCGTGATCGGCGTTGTCCTGAACCTGATCCTGCCCTGCAAGGACTGCAACGACGAAACGCCGCTGGACGACCTCTAG
- a CDS encoding glycosyltransferase family 2 protein, whose amino-acid sequence MTKKTTGLILTYNGERLLEKCLRSLDFCDELLVVDSQSTDRTREIAEACGARVIVNPWDGPLKQFRFAFSHITTPWIVSLDQDEWLSPELRADVMAALEKDEPLAGYWVSRSSWYHDRFMKHSGWYPDRLLRVFRPDRMELSANGPHYRFTPKGETRLLSGDILHLPYVSFHDHMARINRYAQVGAEDLRRKGRKGGLLRALLHASARFVKTYLLKLGLLDGKAGFINALVSFIYVFQKYIRVEEKTPWGEER is encoded by the coding sequence ATGACGAAAAAGACGACCGGACTGATTTTGACATACAACGGCGAACGCCTGCTGGAAAAATGCCTGCGTTCGCTGGATTTCTGCGACGAACTGCTGGTGGTGGATTCCCAAAGCACGGACCGCACGCGGGAAATAGCCGAAGCCTGCGGCGCACGGGTAATCGTCAACCCGTGGGACGGCCCTCTCAAGCAATTCCGATTCGCCTTTTCCCACATCACCACGCCGTGGATCGTCTCGCTGGATCAGGACGAATGGCTTTCCCCGGAACTCAGGGCCGATGTCATGGCCGCACTGGAAAAGGATGAACCGCTCGCCGGATACTGGGTCTCGCGCAGTTCCTGGTATCACGACAGATTCATGAAGCACAGCGGCTGGTATCCGGACCGGCTCCTGCGCGTATTCCGACCCGACAGAATGGAACTTTCCGCCAACGGGCCACACTACCGCTTCACCCCGAAGGGCGAAACCCGGCTTCTGTCCGGGGACATCCTGCACCTGCCCTATGTCAGCTTCCACGACCACATGGCCCGCATCAACCGATACGCGCAGGTCGGTGCCGAAGACCTGCGCCGCAAGGGTCGCAAGGGCGGCCTGCTGCGTGCCCTGCTCCATGCCTCGGCCCGATTCGTCAAAACCTATCTGCTCAAACTCGGCCTCCTCGACGGCAAGGCCGGATTCATCAACGCACTGGTCAGTTTCATCTACGTGTTTCAGAAATACATCCGCGTGGAGGAAAAAACTCCATGGGGCGAGGAAAGGTAG